Proteins encoded by one window of Arachis hypogaea cultivar Tifrunner chromosome 1, arahy.Tifrunner.gnm2.J5K5, whole genome shotgun sequence:
- the LOC112802418 gene encoding transcription factor KUA1 isoform X1 encodes MTRRCSHCSHNGHNSRTCPNRGVKLFGVRLTDGSIRKSASMGNLTHYAGSGSGSGPIHASGSNNPGSPGDNHDNAATADGYASEDFVPGSSSSSRERKKGVPWTEEEHRMFLLGLQKLGKGDWRGIARNYVISRTPTQVASHAQKYFIRQSNVSRRKRRSSLFDIVADEAADDTPMVQQDFLSANQLQAETEGNNTLPAVPTLDEECESMDSTNSNDGDSAPLKPENSQPPQQQSSYPVLYPAYYSPFFPFPLPYWSGYSPEPNTVKEETHEVLKPTAVHSKAPINVDELVGMSKLSLGETIADSGPSSLSLKLQEEGPSRQSAFHATPTCGSSNMNESAIHAV; translated from the exons ATGACGCGACGATGCTCCCATTGCAGCCACAATGGGCATAACTCGAGGACCTGCCCGAACCGCGGCGTCAAGCTTTTTGGGGTCCGATTGACCGATGGCTCGATCCGGAAGAGCGCTAGCATGGGCAATCTTACCCACTACGCCGGTTCCGGGTCCGGTTCAGGACCTATCCACGCTTCTGGGTCCAATAACCCCGGTTCGCCCGGGGATAACCACGATAACGCGGCTACCGCTGACGGTTATGCTTCCGAGGACTTCGTTCCTGGCTCCTCTTCTAGCTCCCGTGAAAGAAAGAAGG GGGTTCCATGGACTGAGGAGGAACATAGAATGTTTTTACTTGGATTACAAAAGTTGGGCAAAGGTGATTGGCGTGGAATTGCAAGGAACTATGTTATATCAAGGACCCCTACTCAAGTGGCCAGTCACGCTCAAAAGTATTTCATCAGGCAAAGCAATGTGTCTAGACGGAAAAGACGCtccagcttgtttgacattgttgcaGATGAA GCAGCTGATGATACTCCAATGGTACAGCAAGACTTCTTGTCAGCTAACCAGTTACAGGCTGAAACAGAAGGCAATAACACCTTGCCTGCGGTTCCCACCCTCGACGAAGAGTGTGAATCCATGGATTCCACCAACTCCAATGATGGAGATTCTGCGCCATTAAAGCCTGAAAACTCTCAACCACCACAACAGCAGTCATCTTATCCGGTGCTATATCCTGCATACTATTCTCCTTTCTTCCCATTTCCTCTGCCCTATTGGTCAGGGTACAGTCCAGAGCCTAATACTGTGAAGGAGGAGACACACGAGGTACTGAAGCCAACTGCAGTGCATTCCAAAGCACCAATCAACGTTGACGAACTCGTTGGCATGTCAAAACTGAGCTTGGGAGAGACTATTGCAGACTCAGGCCCGTCCTCTCTGTCCCTGAAGCTTCAAGAAGAAGGGCCATCTCGGCAGTCGGCGTTTCATGCAACCCCAACATGTGGCAGTTCGAATATGAATGAGAGTGCCATCCATGCAGTTTGA
- the LOC112802418 gene encoding transcription factor KUA1 isoform X2 — translation MTVRGVPWTEEEHRMFLLGLQKLGKGDWRGIARNYVISRTPTQVASHAQKYFIRQSNVSRRKRRSSLFDIVADEAADDTPMVQQDFLSANQLQAETEGNNTLPAVPTLDEECESMDSTNSNDGDSAPLKPENSQPPQQQSSYPVLYPAYYSPFFPFPLPYWSGYSPEPNTVKEETHEVLKPTAVHSKAPINVDELVGMSKLSLGETIADSGPSSLSLKLQEEGPSRQSAFHATPTCGSSNMNESAIHAV, via the exons ATGACTGTTAGAG GGGTTCCATGGACTGAGGAGGAACATAGAATGTTTTTACTTGGATTACAAAAGTTGGGCAAAGGTGATTGGCGTGGAATTGCAAGGAACTATGTTATATCAAGGACCCCTACTCAAGTGGCCAGTCACGCTCAAAAGTATTTCATCAGGCAAAGCAATGTGTCTAGACGGAAAAGACGCtccagcttgtttgacattgttgcaGATGAA GCAGCTGATGATACTCCAATGGTACAGCAAGACTTCTTGTCAGCTAACCAGTTACAGGCTGAAACAGAAGGCAATAACACCTTGCCTGCGGTTCCCACCCTCGACGAAGAGTGTGAATCCATGGATTCCACCAACTCCAATGATGGAGATTCTGCGCCATTAAAGCCTGAAAACTCTCAACCACCACAACAGCAGTCATCTTATCCGGTGCTATATCCTGCATACTATTCTCCTTTCTTCCCATTTCCTCTGCCCTATTGGTCAGGGTACAGTCCAGAGCCTAATACTGTGAAGGAGGAGACACACGAGGTACTGAAGCCAACTGCAGTGCATTCCAAAGCACCAATCAACGTTGACGAACTCGTTGGCATGTCAAAACTGAGCTTGGGAGAGACTATTGCAGACTCAGGCCCGTCCTCTCTGTCCCTGAAGCTTCAAGAAGAAGGGCCATCTCGGCAGTCGGCGTTTCATGCAACCCCAACATGTGGCAGTTCGAATATGAATGAGAGTGCCATCCATGCAGTTTGA